In Diorhabda sublineata isolate icDioSubl1.1 chromosome 4, icDioSubl1.1, whole genome shotgun sequence, a single window of DNA contains:
- the LOC130442827 gene encoding cleavage and polyadenylation specificity factor subunit 5, with protein MAMTSSQVKREQQNNLSGGTGWPRRNSQTATNTAAQTNTFTPTAINRIINLYPLTNYIFGTKEPLFEKDPSVPARFQRMRDEFERIGMRRSVEGVLLVHEHGLPHVLLLQLGTTFFKLPGGELNPGEDEVEGLKRLLTETLGRLDGVKQEWVVEDIIGNWWRPNFEPPQYPYIASHITKPKEHKRLFLVQLQEKALFAVPKNYKLVAAPLFELFDNSQGYGPIISSLPQALCRFQFIYM; from the coding sequence ATGGCTATGACATCGTCTCAAGTAAAGAGAGAACAACAGAATAATTTAAGCGGAGGTACAGGATGGCCAAGAAGAAATAGTCAAACCGCTACCAATACAGCGGCTCAAACAAATACTTTCACACCTACAGCAATAAAtcgaataataaatttgtatcctttaacaaattatatatttggtaCTAAAGAACCGCTGTTTGAAAAAGATCCAAGTGTACCCGCCCGGTTTCAACGTATGAGAGACGAATTCGAAAGAATTGGAATGCGAAGAAGTGTAGAAGGTGTATTATTAGTACATGAACACGGACTACCGCATGTACTACTTTTGCAGTTGGGAACTACATTTTTCAAACTTCCAGGCGGTGAATTGAATCCAGGTGAAGATGAAGTAGAAGGATTAAAAAGACTCCTAACAGAAACCTTAGGTCGTTTAGATGGAGTAAAACAAGAATGGGTTGTAGAAGATATAATAGGAAACTGGTGGAGACCAAATTTTGAACCTCCACAATATCCATATATAGCATCTCATATAACCAAACCAAAAGAACATAAGCGATTATTTTTGGTTCAGTTACAAGAGAAAGCACTTTTTGCAGTCCCCAAGAACTATAAACTAGTTGCTGCAccactttttgaattatttgataacTCTCAAGGGTATGGACCAATAATTTCCTCCTTACCACAGGCATTGTGCAGATTTCAGTTCATTTATATGTGA